A single window of Methylocella tundrae DNA harbors:
- a CDS encoding DUF721 domain-containing protein, translating into MRAFRPKDPWSRPLADLVGPIIDPTLARRGFGQSDVILFWDEIVGERLAAMSQPIKLQWPPRPRGTAGGSSPASLIVRVETGFALELQHRAGAVIERVNAHLGWRCVDRLLLKQGPLERRAPARPPRTPPALAIVKAAEAAVGNIPDEALRKALTRLGACVLTRSSLSGRD; encoded by the coding sequence ATGCGAGCGTTCCGTCCCAAAGATCCCTGGTCAAGACCGCTCGCCGACCTTGTCGGACCGATCATCGATCCGACGTTGGCGCGGCGAGGATTCGGGCAATCCGACGTTATTTTGTTTTGGGACGAGATCGTCGGCGAGCGCCTCGCCGCGATGTCGCAGCCGATCAAGCTGCAATGGCCGCCGCGCCCGCGCGGGACGGCGGGCGGATCTTCTCCGGCCTCGCTCATCGTGCGCGTCGAAACGGGCTTTGCGCTGGAGCTGCAACATCGCGCCGGCGCCGTCATCGAGCGCGTCAACGCGCATCTTGGCTGGCGTTGCGTCGACCGGCTGCTGCTGAAGCAAGGTCCGCTCGAAAGGCGCGCGCCTGCGCGACCGCCTCGCACGCCCCCCGCTCTCGCGATCGTGAAGGCCGCTGAAGCGGCTGTCGGAAATATCCCCGACGAAGCGCTCCGCAAGGCCTTGACGCGGCTCGGGGCCTGTGTGCTAACCCGCTCGTCGCTGAGCGGCCGCGATTAG
- a CDS encoding VOC family protein, with the protein MNEPSPLKVSPVPVGRQGATPYLSVRAASTAIDFYKRAFGAVERVRIEHEGCVGHAELEIGDARIMLSDEFPDYEALSPQTIGGTPVLIHLYVADVDGFTRRAEDEGLKVLRPVANQFYGDRGGKFEDPFGHRWWIASHIEDVSIDEIRRRAEALHGGAPEKTG; encoded by the coding sequence ATGAATGAGCCGTCGCCTTTGAAGGTAAGCCCCGTTCCCGTGGGACGGCAAGGCGCGACGCCCTATCTCAGCGTGCGCGCCGCCAGCACCGCCATAGATTTTTACAAGCGCGCCTTCGGGGCCGTCGAAAGGGTTCGCATTGAACATGAAGGCTGCGTCGGCCACGCCGAACTGGAAATCGGCGACGCCCGCATCATGCTGTCCGACGAATTTCCCGATTACGAGGCGCTGTCGCCGCAGACCATCGGCGGCACGCCGGTGCTGATCCATCTCTATGTCGCGGATGTCGATGGCTTTACCCGGCGCGCCGAGGATGAGGGGCTGAAAGTGCTGCGCCCGGTGGCCAACCAGTTCTACGGTGACCGGGGCGGCAAATTCGAGGACCCGTTCGGGCATCGCTGGTGGATCGCAAGCCACATCGAGGATGTTTCAATCGATGAAATCCGCCGGCGCGCCGAAGCGCTGCACGGCGGGGCGCCCGAGAAAACCGGCTGA
- the mutY gene encoding A/G-specific adenine glycosylase yields MYDVSSNTSHASAVLVWYDRHRRALPWRAAPGEPSDPYAVWLSEIMLQQTTVTAVKPYFAAFLKRWPDVAALAAAPVDEVMRQWAGLGYYSRARNLHACALAIVQRFGGRFPDDEAALRALPGLGPYTAAAIAAIAFGRRAVVVDGNVERVVARLFAIETPTPAAKPLIRERAAAITPDHRAGDYAQAMMDLGATICTPKQPACAICPLSLACGGKALGDPARFPVRTPKTVRPRRRGAAFYVTRADGAVLVRTRAPKGLLGGMTEIPGTPWSGDFIEGSALDLAPIKARYRKLDGCVEHVFTHFALQLSVYVGEVEMASAAPEGCRWTPAERLDGEALPSLMRKVVEAARGATEV; encoded by the coding sequence ATGTATGACGTTTCGTCTAATACTTCCCACGCCAGCGCGGTGCTCGTCTGGTATGATCGGCATCGCCGTGCGCTGCCCTGGCGCGCCGCCCCCGGCGAGCCGAGCGATCCTTACGCGGTCTGGCTCTCCGAGATCATGCTGCAGCAGACGACGGTCACAGCGGTGAAGCCCTATTTCGCGGCTTTTCTCAAGCGCTGGCCGGATGTCGCGGCGCTGGCGGCGGCACCCGTTGACGAGGTGATGCGGCAATGGGCCGGTCTTGGCTATTATTCGCGGGCGCGCAACCTTCACGCCTGTGCGCTTGCGATCGTCCAGCGGTTTGGCGGGCGCTTCCCGGACGATGAGGCGGCGCTGCGCGCGCTGCCGGGACTTGGGCCCTATACGGCGGCGGCGATCGCGGCGATCGCCTTCGGGCGGCGCGCCGTGGTGGTCGATGGCAATGTCGAGCGCGTCGTCGCGCGGCTCTTCGCCATCGAGACGCCGACGCCGGCGGCAAAGCCGCTCATCCGGGAAAGGGCCGCCGCGATCACGCCGGACCATCGCGCCGGCGATTACGCGCAGGCGATGATGGATCTTGGCGCGACGATCTGCACGCCAAAGCAGCCCGCTTGCGCGATCTGCCCGCTCTCGCTGGCTTGCGGGGGCAAAGCCCTTGGCGATCCGGCGCGCTTTCCGGTCAGAACGCCCAAAACCGTCCGTCCGCGGCGGCGCGGCGCGGCATTCTATGTCACGCGCGCGGATGGCGCGGTTCTGGTGCGCACGCGTGCGCCGAAGGGCCTGCTCGGAGGGATGACGGAAATTCCGGGAACGCCCTGGAGCGGTGATTTCATCGAAGGATCTGCGCTGGATCTGGCGCCGATCAAGGCCCGCTACCGCAAGCTCGACGGCTGCGTCGAGCATGTATTCACGCATTTTGCCTTGCAGCTTTCCGTTTATGTGGGCGAAGTTGAGATGGCAAGCGCGGCGCCCGAGGGTTGCCGCTGGACGCCCGCGGAAAGGCTCGACGGGGAGGCTCTGCCGAGCCTCATGCGCAAAGTCGTCGAGGCCGCGCGCGGCGCGACGGAAGTCTAA
- a CDS encoding Imm74 family immunity protein, whose protein sequence is MATRRGGPRITLTEGAIRILWTDKVLTILPAAQPPDSEEAIDFVIDMDQIMTWDPPHQGVEIGVEELQIIMQAIEADFEKLGLVVAFE, encoded by the coding sequence ATGGCCACGCGACGCGGGGGGCCGCGGATCACCCTGACGGAAGGCGCGATCCGCATATTGTGGACCGACAAGGTTTTGACGATCCTGCCGGCGGCGCAACCGCCGGATTCCGAGGAGGCGATCGATTTCGTCATCGACATGGACCAGATCATGACCTGGGATCCGCCGCATCAGGGCGTCGAAATCGGCGTTGAGGAATTGCAGATCATCATGCAGGCTATTGAAGCCGATTTCGAGAAACTCGGGCTCGTCGTCGCCTTCGAATAG
- a CDS encoding acyl-CoA dehydrogenase family protein: MSRVAGGFEAASFNQSPRFEDIDLFGADVALREAVLRAGVDPDCSGLAAFGKDFGSAGTIELGRLANENPPRLRIVEPDGGRADRIEFHPAYHALMQKSMAAGLHGSASEAGATRVTERAARLYMATQIEAGHICPLTMTNAAAAALSASSSLLSAWLPHILSRDYDGAMKPWFEKKAATIGMGMTERQSGTDVRATITGAKACNGHYEISGHKWFMSAPMSDAFLVLAQAPGGLTCFLAPRFRPDGAVNGLRLQRLKDKLGNRSNASAEVEFIGAYAERVGEEGAGVRTIINMVQWTRLDCTVAAAGQMRFGLAQAGHHARHRTVFQRRLMDQPAMRAVLADLALESEANVVLAFRLAGAYERAAAHPAEAAYARLMTPAAKYLVTKSAPSFIYETLECLGGNGYVEDFPMARLYREAPLNAIWEGSGSVMALDILRAMRKDREATAGVIDALAAACGAPGKTAAAAIKQLAASAEAESRARMIAERLARLGALAALHETNGVFAEAYAATRLAREPRSTWGACDLGAAEGAALSRLLAE; this comes from the coding sequence ATGTCTCGCGTCGCAGGCGGGTTTGAAGCGGCCTCCTTCAATCAGTCGCCGCGCTTCGAGGATATTGATCTCTTTGGCGCCGACGTCGCGCTTCGCGAGGCGGTTTTGCGCGCTGGCGTCGACCCCGATTGCTCGGGGCTCGCAGCCTTCGGCAAGGATTTCGGCTCGGCCGGGACGATCGAACTCGGCCGCCTCGCCAATGAGAATCCGCCGCGCCTTCGCATTGTCGAACCGGATGGCGGGCGCGCCGACAGGATCGAGTTTCATCCGGCCTATCATGCATTGATGCAAAAAAGCATGGCGGCGGGGCTGCATGGTTCGGCCTCCGAGGCGGGCGCCACGCGCGTCACCGAACGCGCCGCGCGGCTTTATATGGCGACGCAGATCGAAGCCGGGCATATCTGCCCCCTGACCATGACCAATGCGGCGGCAGCGGCGCTCAGCGCCTCGTCATCGCTCCTGTCGGCATGGCTGCCGCATATTCTGTCGCGCGACTACGACGGCGCGATGAAGCCGTGGTTCGAGAAAAAGGCCGCGACGATCGGCATGGGCATGACGGAGCGCCAGTCCGGCACGGATGTGCGCGCGACGATTACCGGGGCCAAAGCCTGTAACGGACATTATGAGATTTCCGGCCATAAATGGTTCATGTCGGCGCCGATGTCCGACGCCTTTCTCGTGCTGGCGCAGGCGCCGGGCGGCCTCACCTGTTTCCTCGCGCCGCGCTTTCGTCCGGACGGCGCCGTCAACGGGCTGAGGCTCCAGCGCCTCAAGGACAAGCTCGGCAACCGCTCCAACGCATCCGCTGAGGTCGAATTCATCGGCGCCTATGCCGAGCGCGTCGGCGAGGAAGGCGCGGGCGTGCGGACCATCATCAATATGGTGCAATGGACGCGGCTCGACTGCACCGTCGCCGCCGCGGGCCAGATGCGCTTTGGCCTTGCTCAGGCGGGCCATCATGCGCGCCATCGGACAGTGTTTCAGCGCCGGCTCATGGATCAGCCGGCGATGCGCGCCGTGCTGGCCGATCTCGCTCTTGAGAGCGAAGCCAATGTCGTGCTCGCCTTTCGCCTCGCCGGCGCCTATGAGCGCGCGGCGGCGCATCCGGCGGAGGCGGCCTACGCCCGGCTGATGACGCCGGCGGCGAAATATCTCGTCACGAAATCAGCGCCGTCCTTTATCTATGAGACGCTCGAATGCCTTGGCGGCAATGGTTATGTCGAGGATTTTCCGATGGCGCGTCTTTATCGCGAGGCGCCGCTCAACGCCATCTGGGAGGGGTCCGGCTCCGTCATGGCGCTCGACATTCTGCGCGCCATGCGAAAGGACCGCGAGGCGACGGCGGGCGTGATCGACGCTCTGGCGGCGGCGTGCGGCGCTCCGGGCAAAACGGCCGCCGCAGCAATCAAGCAGCTTGCCGCCAGCGCGGAGGCCGAAAGCCGCGCGCGGATGATCGCAGAAAGGCTGGCGCGGCTCGGCGCGCTCGCCGCGCTTCATGAAACGAACGGCGTTTTCGCCGAGGCCTATGCAGCGACGCGCCTCGCGCGCGAACCGCGCAGCACCTGGGGCGCCTGCGACCTTGGGGCGGCGGAAGGCGCCGCCCTGTCGCGCCTGCTGGCGGAGTAG
- a CDS encoding tail fiber protein, whose translation MNGQLLPINQCQALFSLLGTTFGGDGRTTFALPLAKPVLTLTQGAGLIQGISLTGIYPSRS comes from the coding sequence CTGAACGGGCAGCTGCTTCCGATCAACCAATGCCAGGCGCTCTTTTCCCTGCTCGGCACAACGTTTGGCGGCGACGGAAGAACGACTTTCGCCCTGCCGCTGGCTAAACCGGTTCTCACTCTGACGCAGGGCGCCGGCCTGATCCAGGGCATATCACTGACGGGCATTTACCCAAGCCGGAGTTAG